CGTGTCGGCGGCCGCACGCGAACTCGGGCTCGCGCGCAACACCGTCTATCGGCATCTGCGCAGGCGGCGGCCGGGCGCCTGAGCCGCCGCAGCCGGCGACGCGCGCGACATCCGGCCCCCACGCGCGATGCGCACACCCGCAAGCGCGCCGGCGGGCGATGTGCGCGGCCGCATCGGGTATCCTTGCCGCTCCTCGTCCACGACGCCGCCTCGCCGCCCACGATCGCATGACCGAATCAGAAGAACGTTCGCACCAGGTGCGCGTCGAGCCGCTCGGAGTGGGTTTCGACGCGCCCGAATCGCTGTCGCTGCTCGAAGCGGCGGGCTTCGCCGGCGTGTCGCTGCCGCGCTCTTGCCGCAACGGCACGTGCCGGACCTGCCTGTGCCGCCTGCGCGAAGGCTCGATCGTCTACCGGATCGACTGGCCGGGCGTGAGCGCCGAAGAGAAAGCGCAAGGCTACATCCTGCCGTGCGTCGCGATCGCGCAATCCGACCTCGTCATCGAGGTGCCGCACGCCGAATGAGCGAACGCGCGCGGCCGTCGCCGCGCAAACGCCCGCAACCGATCGCGCATGCCGCCCGCACCGCCCATGCGCCGCGCGCGCCGCCCGGCATCCGCATCGCCCGGTAGCCGGCCGAATCACGGAAAACGGCAACGAGCCGGGCGTCACGCCATCGCATCGCCCGCCGGCCAGCGCGCGCGCGCCGACTCCTGCCGCCGCAGGCGAGCCGCAATCAGCGCCGCCAGCACGGCAAGCGCCGCCCCGGCGAGAAACCCGCCGGTATAGCCGACCTTCGCCGTCAGCGTCAGCATCATCGACGATGCGATCAGTTCGCCGAGATCGCGCGTGCTCTGCACCGCGGTGACGTCGGTGCCCGCCTGATCGCTGTCGCCCGCGAAACGCATGCCGGCCGTCATGATCGACACCGACGTGACGCCGGTCGAGAGCGAGCCGAGCACCGTGCACAGCCACACCCATTGCGGCGCGGCGGCGAGCCAGCCGTTCGCCTGCGCGAACCACAACAGCGCGCCGGCGCCCGCGCAGCCCACGCCGACCGTGAACGCGCGCCACAAGCCGAGTTGCCGGACGAGCCACGCGCCGCCGCCGCAACCGAGCACGACGGTCACGATGCCGCCCGCCATGCCGAGCCGCCCGATCGCATCGAGCGTCCAGCCGGCATCGTTGAGGAACAGCTTCGACAGCCCGAATCCGGACACGGCCGTCATCGCCGACAGCAGCGACATCGACAGCAGCGACATCGACAACGGCCGCTTCGCGAAGCGCACGAGGCTCGCCTGCCGGGCGGGCGTCGCGCGCGCCCGCCCGGCGTCGCGCGGCAACAGCCACAGCACGCACGCGAGGCTCGCGAGCGGCACGGCCGCGAGCGCGAGGAACGCGGCCCGCTGCCCGAACAGACCGATCAGCGTGAGCGCCCCCGCGCCGCCGCCGAAGAAGCCGATCATCACGCCCGCGATCTGGATCGCGTTGATTTTCGCGAGCGCGGCGCCGTGAAAATGCGCGGCGGCCATTCCGTCGCTCGCGATGTCCTGCGTGGCGCTCGCGAGCGACGCGACGGCGAGCAGCGCGACCGCCCAGCCCGCCGTCGCGACCGTCATCCCGACTTGCGCGAGGCTCGCGAGACACAGCACGACGATGCATTGCATCGGCAGCATCCAGCTGCGGCGGCGGCCGATCCGCGCCGACCAGCGGTTGTCGACGACCGGCGCCCACAAGAACTTGACGACCCACGGCAGCCCGACGAGCGGCAGGAACGCGAGCGCATGCAACGGTGCGCCGTCGTGGCGCAACAAGGTCGGCATCGCGTCCATGGCGATGCCAATCGGAATGCCTTGCGACAGATAAAGCAGCGTGATCGTGATCACGAGGCGGCGATGTTCGGGCAAATCGCGCATCGATTTCTCCAGTAGCGTTAAAGAGGTTCCGGGCCGGCCGGCAGGCCGGCGGATTGCGGCACACCGCGACGAGGACGCTGCGCCGCGCGCATCAGCAGCGCGCCGAGGCCCGCGAGCAACGCGTCGATGTGCCAGTAGGCCGGCGCGCCGGCTTCGACCAGCGCGATCGACAGATGCGCCGCGCCGGCGAGCAGATACGCCGCGCCCGCCGCGCGCAGCAGGCCGCGCAGCAGCGCCGCGCGATCCCGCACGCACGCCGCGAGCGCGACGCTGCCGATCCAGATCGACCAGAACAGCGTCTCCAGCGCATGATCGATGCGCGCGCCCGGCGGCAGCACGCGCCCGGCGAACAGCGGCACGCCGCCCGCCAACACGAGTCCGCCGCAAACGCCGACGCCGAGCGCCGCCAGTGCGCGCGCCAGACGGTCGCCTTGCGTCTGCCGACGCTCGATCCACAGATAGAGTCCCGTCACGCACAGCACGCACGCGCACAACCCCATCAGGAAGTGAAGCGCGCGCAGTCCGCCGCCCGCCGCTTCGGTCCAGCCGTATCGCGCGAAATGCAGCGGCTGCACGGCGATGAACGCGCGCAGCCAGATGCCGCGGCCGCGCGACGTGGCGTCCGCGAGCCATTGCCCGTCGGCCGCGCGATACAGATGGCGCTCGAACAGCGCGGGGCTCGGCAGACCGGCCATCGTGCCGGCGATCTCGACGCTCGCATGCGCGTCGCCCCAGTGATGCAGCGCGACGACTTCGGGACGGAAATCCGGCACGCGCGCGGCGTCGCGTCTGAGCAGCGCGTCGAGATCCGGCGCGCGCGACCACGGCTCGCCTGCCGCGGCGGGCGGCGGCGCGCCCATCAGCTCCGCGAGCGCCCGTTGCGGCTGCCCCGGAAACGCGGCCGCCGCGAGCGACACGGTGCCGAGTGCGCCGAGCCCGGACAACGCGCCGGTGAACGCGAACAGCACGAGCCACGGCGCGCCCCAGAGGCCGATCAATCCGTGCAGGTCGAACAGCGCGACGCGCAGCCCCTTGCCGCGCCGCACCCGCGCCGCGTCGGGCCAGCGACGCCGGTGCAAAACGAGGCCTGCGACGATCAGCACCAGCAGCGCGACGCCCCACAAGCTCACGAAGATCCGGCCGGGAAAGCCGGCGAACATCGTCTTGTGCAGCGTGACGAGCCATGCGGCCCGCGCCGGCTCCACGAGCGGCTCGCCCGTCGCCGTATTCAGCGCCAGCGTGCACGCCTGCCGTGCCGAGCAGAACCGGATCGCCGGATCGGCGGGCTGCGGCAGCACGATGCGCGCATCGCGCAGCGGGAAACCGAGCGCCGACGCGCGCGCGACGAGCCGCTCGAGCGGCAGCGGCGGGCCCGCGACGGCGAGCGCCGGCGGCCGCCACCAGCCCTGCATCGATTCCTGCGCGAGACTCCAGGTGCCGCTGAACAGAATCACGAACAGCACGACGCCGAACAGCGCGCCCGCACCGCGATGGACGGCGCGCCAGCGCGATCGCGACGAGGCGTCCATGTCAGCGCCCTCCCCAGTACCAGACGCACGGCGTCAGCACAACGAGCCACGCGAACGCGCGCCGGACGGTCTGCCGCCAGCCGGACGCGACGAGCGCCCACAGCAGCACGGCGACGCCCGCGGCGAGCGCCAGCAGCACTGCCGCATAAAGCCGGTTCAGTCCATCCGCCGGATAGTGGCGCGCGAGCGTCACCGCCAGCTCGATCGCGCCCGCTGATGCGCCGCCGACCGCAACGGCCGCCCGTGCGGGCCAGCCACCCGCCATCAGAATTGCCCGCGCACGGTCAGCATCACGTTGCGCGGCTCCCCATAGCGGTTGTTCCAGCCGAGTTGGCTCAGGCTCTGGTAATACGTGCGATCGAACAGGTTATTGACGTTGAGCGCGGCGCTCCAGTGCCTGTCGTGGCGATAGCCGAGCCGCACGCTCGCGAGCGCGTAGCCGCCCTGGCGCATCGTGACGCCGTTCGACACCGCCGAAAAATCGCTCTGCACCTGCACGCCGCCGCCGATGCTCCAGCGGCGCTCCTGCCAAGGCAGGTCGTAGTGGGTCCACAGCCGGAACAGATGGCGCGGATTCAGGAGCGGCGCGAACTGGCTGCTGTCGAGGTTCTGCGCGTAGCGCATCGTGTCGAACGTATAGCTCGCCCATACGCTCCACCACGGCGTGATGCGCCCGTTCGCCTCGAATTCGAAACCCTGGCTGCGCACGCTGCCGCCGTTGACGTAGTAACAGTTCTGTCCCGCGCACGGATGCGCGGCGTCGACCTGCGGGCTGTTGTCGAGATCGATGCGAAACGCCGCGAGCGACACGTTCAGCTTGCCGCCGGCCAGTTCCCCCTTGATGCCCGTCTCGTAGGTGCGGCCTTTCACCGGCGTCAGGATGCCGCCGCCCCAGGTCGGCTTGGTCTGCGGCTGGAACACTTCCGCATAGCTCGCATACCACGACCAGTCGCGCGCGAAATCCCAGATCAGTCCGCCGTACGGCGTGAACTGGCGACCGGTGTTGTAGTGCGCGCCGAGGCTGTCCTGGCTCCACCAACTGACGCGCCCGCCCAGCACGAGCGTGACCGGTTGCGCGAGCTTGATGCGGCTAAGACCGTAGATGCCCTTTTGCGAGATGTCGTTTTGCTGCGACTGCCGGTACGGCCCGATGCCCGGCTCCGGCACGCTGTCCGGATTCCAGCGGTACACGTTCACCGGGGTGCCGGGGCCCGCCAGCAACGGCGCGCTCAACTGCCCGCTGCTGCTGTTCGCGTAGGTCATCCCGAGCAGCAGTTCGTGCGTGAGCCCGAAGGCGCGCACCGGCCCCTGCACGTTCGCATCGACGCTGCGGCTGTAACTGCTGAACTGGTACGCGCCGCCCGTCAGCATGCCGCCCGCGCCCGTCGCCGGATCGATCGCGCCGAACGAGCCCGCGTATTTCAGGTCCGAGCGCACCGCTTGATACTCGCCGCTCAGCTTCGCCTTCCAGCCGCCGCCGAGCTTCTGCTCGACCGAGCCGAACGCGCGCGTCGTATCCCAGTCGAAATGCCCCCATCCGACGTCGAGAAAGGTCGATCGCGGCAGGCCGAGGCTCGCGCCGTCGCGCGCCATCGGCACGCCGGACATGTCGGGCACCGACGCGACCGACTGGTATTGCGCGCCCAGCGTGAGCAGCGTGTCGCGCGTCACGTCGATTTCGGTGATGCCGTAGATCGAGCGCGTATTCTGCTTTGCTCGGTCGTAGAAGAAGTGGCGATTCTCGTAAGCGGCGACGAGCCGCCCCCGCACCGTGCCCGTCGGATTGAGCGGCCCGCCGATGTCGGCCTCCGCGCGATAGCGCCCCCAACTGCCGACGCTCGCCGCCGCGCTCGCGGCAAACTGGTATTGCGGCCGCTTGCGCACCAGGTTGACGGTCGCGGCCGGATTGCCCGCCCCGTGCAGCAAGCCGTTCGCGCCGCGCAGGATCTCCACCCGCTCGTAGACCGACATGTCCTGCGGCGCGCTCGCCATGTCGCCGAGCACGACCGGCACGCCGTCCAGCTCGAACGAATCGACCTTGAAGCCGCGCACGAAGTACGCTGTCGTCAACAGCACGTAGGGCTGCACGGTCACGCCAGCCGATTGCTGCATCACTTCGTCGAGGCTGAACAGGTTTTGCTGTTCCATCCGCTCGCGCGTCGTCACGCTGACCGATTGCGGGATCTCCCGCAGCGCGAGCGGCATCTTGCCAACGGTCGCGATCGCCGAATCGTCCGCCGCATCCTTCGGCGCGCTTACCGAAATCGCCTTCAACTCGGCGCCGGCCGGCTGCGCCCCGGCGGTTCGCGCTTGTACATTCGTTTTCTTTTGCGCGTCATCCTTCGCCGGCGTGTCGGCGAGCGCCGCCGCTCCGGGGTGGGCCGCGATCAGCATGCCCAGACAGAGCGACGAACGCCACCGTCCGCCCGCGAAACGCTTGGCCGGCGCGACTGCGCGCCGTGATCTCTCAGGTCCTGCCACCTCGTACTGCATGAACGCCCCCGCACTTGATAATCATTCTCATTATCAATTGTAAGAGGCGAACCTTTTTTCGATTGCCGGCCTTTCTCTATCGATGCCCGGCACGCGCGTTCAAGACTCCAGCGCGGACCGGCCGGCTGCGACGGCCGCGCCTTGCGGCGCCGCCCGCTCATGCTCGGCACGGGCGAACTCTCCATACCATGCGTCGGTCGCGACGAGCTGCGCGTGCGTGCCCCGCGCCCGCACGCGGCCCGCTTCGAGCACGACGATTTCGTCGGCGGCGCGCGCGAGCGCCGGATGGTGCGTGACGACGATGCGCGTGCGTCGGCCGCGCATCGCGACGAGGCTGTCCCGCACACGCCGCGCGCTCAGTTCGTCGAGACTCGCGGTCGGTTCGTCGAGCAGCAGCAGCGGCGCCTTCGCGAGCAGCCCGCGCGCAAGGCACGCGCGCTGGCGCTGCCCGCCCGACAGCAACTGGCCGCCCGGCCCCACGTCGGTATCGAGTCCTCGCGGCAGACGCTCGACATCGCGCGCCAGCCCGACCGCCTCCAGCGCGGCGTTCAGCTCCGCATCGGTCGCATTCGGACAGCTCATGCGCATATTCCACGCGAGGCTGCCGCGAAACAGGCCGTTGTCCTGGAACACCAGATTGCGCGCGGCGGCGAGCGCCGTCTCGCTCAACCGCCGAAGATCGACCTGGCCGAACAGCACGCGCCCGTCGGACGGATCGTCGAGCCGCGCAAGCAGGCCGAGCAGCGTGCTCTTGCCCGCCCCCGTCGGCCCGACGATCGCGACGAAGCCCCCCGCCGGACAGCGCAGATCGACGTTCTCGAGCAACGTCGCGCCCGTATTCGACCGATAGCCGACTCGCACCGCCTCGATGCCGGCGTCCTGCGGTTGCAGGCCGCGCTCGGGGCTTTCGAAGCGCGGCGCGTGCAACACCGTCAGCACGGTGTCGAGCGCGCGCCAGCCGCCGCGCAGCGCCTGATCGAGCTGCGTCAGCTGCGCGAGCGGCTCGATGAAGCGCACGAGCAGCACGAGCAGCACGAGCAGCACGAGCAGCACGAGCAGCACGAGCAGCACGAGCACCGCGACCACGGTGGCCGCGTCGAGCCGGCCGGCTGCGACCGCCCACGCGCCGCCCAGCAGCATCGCGACGAACACCGCCTGCACGGCGCCCGCGAACCCGAGCTCGATCGGCAGCGAACGCCTCATCAGCGCCCGCGTGCCGCGATGCCGTTCGTCGAGCGCCCGCTGCAGCGCCGCGCGCACGTCGCCGTCGTGTCCGGCAAAACGCAGCAGCCCCTGATGCGCGGCGAACACTTGCAGTTGCTCGGCCATGTCGCGATCGCCCGCCGCGCGGGCCTCTTCGAGCGCAAGCGTGCGCGAGCCGCTCCGGCGTCGCTCGCGCTGAAGCGGCATCTGCGAGACCAGGGGCTCGCGGCGTTCAAGATCCCCGATCGCATCGAATTCGTGCCGCGCTTTCCGGAAACCGGCATCGGCAAGACCAGCAAGAAATCGCTGCGCGACCTGCTGCGCCGTCAACTGGCGGCGGCGAGCGCATGAGCGCGCTTCGTCCGCCCGCCGGCTGGGTCCGCGAACTGCGGCTGTCGCCCTGCCCGCGCGCGCAGCTCGTCTGCTTCCCGCACGCGGGCGGCACCGCCAGCTTCTTTCGCAGCTGGAGCGACGCGCTGCCCTGGGATCTCGATCTGCTCGCGCTCCAGTATCCGGGCCGCGAAGACCGCTTCGGCGAACCCTGCGCGCGCTCGATCGACGCGCTTGCGGAGCCGGTCGCCGATGCGCTGCGTCATTACGCGCACAAGCCGCTCGTGCTGTTCGGCCACAGCCTCGGCGCGGCGCTTGCGTATGAAGTCGCGCTGCGCCTCGAACGGCATGGCGCGGCGCCGCTCCATGTCGCGGTGTCCGCGCTTCCGCCGCCGCACCGGCAACGCGAATCGAATCTGCATCTGCAATCCGACGAAGCGCTGCTCGACGACGTCGAGCGACTCTCCGGCGAGCATGCCGCGCTGCTCGCCGACCCGGAAATGCGCGCGATCTACCTGCCGATGATCCGTGACGACTATCGCGCCATCGAGACGTACCGGCGCGAACGGCCGCCGATGCTCGGCGCGCCGCTCGGCGTGATGCTGCCGCTCGCCGATCCCGAGCTCGATCGCGACGAAGCGCACGCATGGCAGGACGTCGCATCGCGGCCGATCCGCGTGACGGCGTTCGACGGCGACCATTTCTATCTGCGTCGCCAGTACCCGGCGCTGATCGCACATCTCGTCGAGCAGATCGACCACTCCCTCCGCCCGCACAAGGAACACCCATGAAGACACCCGACGATTGCACGGGTCTCACCGACATCCGCGAAGCCATCGACCGCCTCGACGCCGACATCATCGAGACGCTCGGCGCGCGCATGCAGTACGTGAAAGCCGCATCGCGATTCAAGCCGAACCAGGAGAGCATCGCGGCCCCGGAACGGGTCGCGACGATGCTGCCCGACAGGCGCCGCTGGGCCGAGCAGGCCGGGCTCGACGGCGCATTCGTCGAGACGTTGTACGCACAGATCATCGCGTGGTACATCGAACAGCAAACCCGGCACTGGCGTCGACAACGGGGGCTCGCATGAGCGCCCGCCTTTCCGTGCTGCGCGACACGTTCGCGCGCGCGGCGCGCCAGGCGGCCGAGACGGGCGAGCCCGTGCTCGCGTCGGCGTCGTTTCCGCTGCGGCCGTTGAACCTGTTCGACCTGATCGCGAGCTGGGACGACGCGATCACCCCGTGGTTCTTTCACGAAACCGGCGATCCGTCCGTCGCGCTGTTCGGCTGGGACCGCGCATTCGAGCTGAGCGCGACGGGCGACGCGCGCTTCGCGCAACTCGACGCACGCTGGCGCGCGCTCGGCCGCACGGCGGTCATCGCCGGGCCGCAGCCGCCGCGCATCGGCGGCGGCTTCCGCTTCGATCCGCACGGACCGCGGCAGGCGCACTGGCAGTCGTTCGCCGACGCGAGCATGATGCTCGCGAAAGTGATGATCGTCCGCGAAGGCGATGCGTACTGGGCGGTCTGCCAGCATGTCGTCGCCGCGCACGACGATCCCGCCGCGCTCGCGCGCGAACGCATCGCCCGGCTCGACATGCTCGCGACGCTCGCGCCCGCCCCCGACGACGACGCGCCGCATCTGCTGCGCACACAGGCGTTGCAGGCCGGCGAATGGCAGGGCAAGGTGCGGCGCGCGGTCGCTGCGATTCGCCGCGACGAACTCAGCAAGGTCGTGCTCGCGCGCGACGTGCAGCAACAGTATGCGCAGCCCGTCGCGATCGGGGCGCTGCTGCGGCGGCTCAGGCGACGCGACGCGCACGCGCATCTGTTCGCGATCCGCAACGGGGACGGCTGCTTCGTCGGCGCGACGCCGGAGCGTCTCGCGCGGGTCGCGGACGGCAAGGCGCAGACGCACGCGCTCGCCGGCACGATCCGGCGCGGCGCCGATCCCGACAGCGACCGCGCGCTCGGCGCGGAATTGATGGCGTCCGCCAAGGAGCGGCTCGAGCATGCGCTCGTCGTCGACGCGATCCGCGGCGCGCTCGCGCCGCTGTCACGCACGATCGATGTGCCGGCGCAGCCGTCGCTGCAGCGGTTGCCGCGCCTGCAGCACCTCAGCACGCCGATCGGCGCGACGCTGAACGCGGACGCGACGCTGTTGCAAGTCGTCGCGGCGCTGCACCCGACGCCCGCCGTCGCGGGCCATCCTCGCGCCATCGCGCTCGAACACATCCGCGCGCACGAAGGCTTCGACCGCGGCTGGTACGCGGGGCCGATCGGCTGGATCGACGCGCACGGCAACGGCGACTTCGTCGTCGCGCTGCGTTCGGCGCTGATCGCCGGACGCGCGTGCCGGCTGTTCGCGGGCTGCGGAATCGTCGCGGACTCGGAGCCGGAACGCGAGTATCAGGAGACGAACCTCAAGCTGTCGGGTATGCAGGCGGCGATCGAACTGTGCGACATCGCCGACAACCTGCGCAAGGTCGCGTCGATTCCGTCGGCGTCGCGCTGATCCGCACGAACGCGGCCCGCGCGCAACGCGCCGCGAGCCGCGCAAAAAAGGCCGGGCAATGTCCGGCCCGGGCGGTCGTCGCATGGCCGATGCCGGACGCTCGCGCGCCGGCCCGGCCGGTTTCGATCACATCGATGCGACGCGCGATCGCGCCGTGCATCGTGCGCGCTTCGCTCAACGCGCGATACCGCGATACGCGCTTCGCGAATCGTGCGGACCACGCCCGAGACCGGCACGCACGCGGCAGCACGAGGACGACGGCATCAATTGACGCAAGCCGACACGACCGGATCGTTGCTCCCGGTATTGACGAATCCGTCCGACACCCACTGATTCGAGCCGAGCCGGTACCAGAGCCGCGTCGCACCCCAGTTGCCCTGCACCGTATCGCCGTATACGTAGCACGCGAGCTGGACCGTCGCGCCGTTCGCCACCGTGCCGACGACCGATGCGGACAGCGACGGCGCGCTGCGCAGGTTCACGGGCCCCGGCGCCTGCACGGTCGCCTTCGCGGGCGGCGACGGCTCGACCGGCCCGCCGCTGGCTTCCGAACCATAATTGGTGAGGGACGCCTGCACGGACACCCGGCGCTGATTGCGGATCGCATAGCCCGAATACGCGTTGCCGCCTTCGAAGAACTGCCAGCCGCCGATCGTCTTGCCGTTCACCGGCACGTCGCTGCCGCCCTGGCTCAGCGCGAAATGCACGTGCGCGCCCGTCGTCTGGCCGCCGCACGGCAGCGCGTTGCCGATCCGGCCGAGGTACTCGCCCTGGCGCACGCGCGTGCCGCTGCCGGCCTGAGTCAGCTGGACCATGTGGTAATACGTAGTCGCATAGCCGTTGTCGTGGACGAGCTTGACGATCGCGCTGCCGTTGCGCTCGCAGCTCTTGTAGAGAACGCCGTCGCGGGCGGCGAGCACCTGGCCGTTGCCGCCGGAGAAATCGAGCGAATTGAACGGACGGCTGTCGCCGCTCCAGCCGTGCGCGCCGCCCGTCCAGTACCACGCGGTGCCTTGCTGCCACGGCAGAGCGAGACCGGTCTGCCCCGGCGCGGCCTGCGCGCGGCCCGCGCTCAGGTGGGCCCGTTCCTCGCGGGCGAGCAGTTTCGCCGGCGCCGCGGCGGCAAGCGCATAGAACGCGTCGCTGCCTTCGATGCCGACGACCCACCCTTCTTTCGCATGCTGCGCGAGAAAGAGCTTCGTGACGGGATAGGCCGGCGCGCCGTCCGGGACGACTTGCGTCACGGTGCCGAGCACCCATCCGGTTTCCGGATCCGACTTGATCGATTCGACCACGTCGTCGCGCGCTGCCGGCGCCGCCGGCCCCTGCTTGCTGAGCCGCGACGAGAATGCCTGTTTGACTGCACGCTGCAGGTCTGGTGCATCGACGGGCGCCGCAAGCGCGGCGCCGGACAGGCCGGCCGCCATCAGCGGTGCGGCAATGAAAAGCTTGATCGAATCGGATGCACTACGCCAGACCATCGGGTTCATAAGAACGCCTCCCTCATCAGTGAACGTCATCGCTTCGACGGACAGGATCGACTGCGCTCCGATGCGGCGTCGTCGATCGACATGGCCGCAGCGATCCCACGGTGAACCTTGGCAGCTCAATTCGCATTCCTTAGCAGCTTGACCAAGCCGACAAAGTTCTTACGCTCGGGGAAGCATAGTGACTTTTTTGTAAAAGTAAACCTTGCGAACGATAAGCCGGATAGATTGGCGTACACATTTATCGCATCGATTTATCGATATTGACCTGCCAAATGTATATTAAAAGGCGGATTATTTCGATGAAGCGCCCAGGAATTTTCCCTGGCCGAGCGGAGCTATCAAGGAGGAATCCAAACGATATCGAGGCAGGACGGCTTCGCTCGAACGAGCCCATCGCCAGCGGCCGCCGACACCGAAAAATCCAGCGTTCTCCGTGACTTGCCGCCGAATCCTCAGCAAAGCACACGGCGCCCACCGTGTCGGCGCGATTGCGGATGAAGCAGGAGCGACACGATATCCATTGAATTTTCATGCAGCCCGATAAAATGCCATTCGAAAAAACGAATACGGAAATTGCATGAACTCGCATGAATGGCGAGTTATGTAGGCTGAAGCACATTTGCATGACTCGGCAAATGCGAACGAACGCGCAATATTCTGTTTTTCGGCGATGCGCGTTCGTCCGTCTTTCGTTCGCGGGCGTCACGCCCGCCGAACCGCCGCGTTACCCACCGAGATACGCGCTCCTGATCCGGTCGTTCGCCAGCAGGTTCGCGCCGGTGTCGGCGAGCACGACCCGCCCGGTTTCGAGCACATAGCCGCGATCGGCGACCTGCAGCGCCTTGTGCGCGTTCTGCTCGACGAGGAACACCGTGACGCCTTCGTCGCGAATCGTCCGGATGATGTCGAAGATCTGCGCGATCACGAGCGGCGCGAGGCCGAGCGTCGGCTCGTCGAGCAGCAAGAGGCGCGGCCGGCTCATCAGCGCGCGGCCGATCGCGAGCATCTGCTGCTCGCCGCCCGACATCGTGCCCGCCCGCTGCGCCGATCGCTCCTTCAGTCGCGGAAACAGGCGATACACGTGCTCGACGCCTTCGTCGATCTCATGGCGGCTCGCGAAGAAGCCGCCCATCTTCAGATTCTCGAGCACGGTCAGGCTCGGGAACACGCGGCGCCCTTCCGGCGAAATCGCGAGCCCCTGGCGCATGATGTCGTGCGTCGGCATCGAGGTGATGTCGCCGCCTTCGAACAGCACACGCCCGCTCGACGCGCGCGGCGTGCCGCACACGGTCATCATCAGCGTCGTCTTGCCCGCGCCGTTGCTGCCGATCAGCGTGACGATCTCGCCCTTCTTCACTTCGATCGACACGCCCGACAGCGCCTCGATCGCGCCGTAATGCGTGTGGACCTTCTCCAGCTTCAGCATCACTCCTCTCCCAGATAGGCCTTGATCACGCGCGGATCGTTGCGCACTTCGTCGGGCTTGCCGATCGTGATCGGCCGGCCGTGCTCCATCACCAGAATGCGATCCGAGACCCCCATCACGAGACTCATGTCGTGCTCGATCAGCAGCACCGCGACGCCGAACTCGCGGC
This genomic stretch from Burkholderia oklahomensis C6786 harbors:
- a CDS encoding PepSY-associated TM helix domain-containing protein, encoding MDASSRSRWRAVHRGAGALFGVVLFVILFSGTWSLAQESMQGWWRPPALAVAGPPLPLERLVARASALGFPLRDARIVLPQPADPAIRFCSARQACTLALNTATGEPLVEPARAAWLVTLHKTMFAGFPGRIFVSLWGVALLVLIVAGLVLHRRRWPDAARVRRGKGLRVALFDLHGLIGLWGAPWLVLFAFTGALSGLGALGTVSLAAAAFPGQPQRALAELMGAPPPAAAGEPWSRAPDLDALLRRDAARVPDFRPEVVALHHWGDAHASVEIAGTMAGLPSPALFERHLYRAADGQWLADATSRGRGIWLRAFIAVQPLHFARYGWTEAAGGGLRALHFLMGLCACVLCVTGLYLWIERRQTQGDRLARALAALGVGVCGGLVLAGGVPLFAGRVLPPGARIDHALETLFWSIWIGSVALAACVRDRAALLRGLLRAAGAAYLLAGAAHLSIALVEAGAPAYWHIDALLAGLGALLMRAAQRPRRGVPQSAGLPAGPEPL
- a CDS encoding RhtX/FptX family siderophore transporter — its product is MRDLPEHRRLVITITLLYLSQGIPIGIAMDAMPTLLRHDGAPLHALAFLPLVGLPWVVKFLWAPVVDNRWSARIGRRRSWMLPMQCIVVLCLASLAQVGMTVATAGWAVALLAVASLASATQDIASDGMAAAHFHGAALAKINAIQIAGVMIGFFGGGAGALTLIGLFGQRAAFLALAAVPLASLACVLWLLPRDAGRARATPARQASLVRFAKRPLSMSLLSMSLLSAMTAVSGFGLSKLFLNDAGWTLDAIGRLGMAGGIVTVVLGCGGGAWLVRQLGLWRAFTVGVGCAGAGALLWFAQANGWLAAAPQWVWLCTVLGSLSTGVTSVSIMTAGMRFAGDSDQAGTDVTAVQSTRDLGELIASSMMLTLTAKVGYTGGFLAGAALAVLAALIAARLRRQESARARWPAGDAMA
- a CDS encoding isochorismate synthase, producing MSARLSVLRDTFARAARQAAETGEPVLASASFPLRPLNLFDLIASWDDAITPWFFHETGDPSVALFGWDRAFELSATGDARFAQLDARWRALGRTAVIAGPQPPRIGGGFRFDPHGPRQAHWQSFADASMMLAKVMIVREGDAYWAVCQHVVAAHDDPAALARERIARLDMLATLAPAPDDDAPHLLRTQALQAGEWQGKVRRAVAAIRRDELSKVVLARDVQQQYAQPVAIGALLRRLRRRDAHAHLFAIRNGDGCFVGATPERLARVADGKAQTHALAGTIRRGADPDSDRALGAELMASAKERLEHALVVDAIRGALAPLSRTIDVPAQPSLQRLPRLQHLSTPIGATLNADATLLQVVAALHPTPAVAGHPRAIALEHIRAHEGFDRGWYAGPIGWIDAHGNGDFVVALRSALIAGRACRLFAGCGIVADSEPEREYQETNLKLSGMQAAIELCDIADNLRKVASIPSASR
- a CDS encoding 2Fe-2S iron-sulfur cluster-binding protein produces the protein MTESEERSHQVRVEPLGVGFDAPESLSLLEAAGFAGVSLPRSCRNGTCRTCLCRLREGSIVYRIDWPGVSAEEKAQGYILPCVAIAQSDLVIEVPHAE
- a CDS encoding thioesterase II family protein, which encodes MSALRPPAGWVRELRLSPCPRAQLVCFPHAGGTASFFRSWSDALPWDLDLLALQYPGREDRFGEPCARSIDALAEPVADALRHYAHKPLVLFGHSLGAALAYEVALRLERHGAAPLHVAVSALPPPHRQRESNLHLQSDEALLDDVERLSGEHAALLADPEMRAIYLPMIRDDYRAIETYRRERPPMLGAPLGVMLPLADPELDRDEAHAWQDVASRPIRVTAFDGDHFYLRRQYPALIAHLVEQIDHSLRPHKEHP
- a CDS encoding TonB-dependent siderophore receptor → MLIAAHPGAAALADTPAKDDAQKKTNVQARTAGAQPAGAELKAISVSAPKDAADDSAIATVGKMPLALREIPQSVSVTTRERMEQQNLFSLDEVMQQSAGVTVQPYVLLTTAYFVRGFKVDSFELDGVPVVLGDMASAPQDMSVYERVEILRGANGLLHGAGNPAATVNLVRKRPQYQFAASAAASVGSWGRYRAEADIGGPLNPTGTVRGRLVAAYENRHFFYDRAKQNTRSIYGITEIDVTRDTLLTLGAQYQSVASVPDMSGVPMARDGASLGLPRSTFLDVGWGHFDWDTTRAFGSVEQKLGGGWKAKLSGEYQAVRSDLKYAGSFGAIDPATGAGGMLTGGAYQFSSYSRSVDANVQGPVRAFGLTHELLLGMTYANSSSGQLSAPLLAGPGTPVNVYRWNPDSVPEPGIGPYRQSQQNDISQKGIYGLSRIKLAQPVTLVLGGRVSWWSQDSLGAHYNTGRQFTPYGGLIWDFARDWSWYASYAEVFQPQTKPTWGGGILTPVKGRTYETGIKGELAGGKLNVSLAAFRIDLDNSPQVDAAHPCAGQNCYYVNGGSVRSQGFEFEANGRITPWWSVWASYTFDTMRYAQNLDSSQFAPLLNPRHLFRLWTHYDLPWQERRWSIGGGVQVQSDFSAVSNGVTMRQGGYALASVRLGYRHDRHWSAALNVNNLFDRTYYQSLSQLGWNNRYGEPRNVMLTVRGQF
- a CDS encoding isochorismate lyase, encoding MKTPDDCTGLTDIREAIDRLDADIIETLGARMQYVKAASRFKPNQESIAAPERVATMLPDRRRWAEQAGLDGAFVETLYAQIIAWYIEQQTRHWRRQRGLA